The Vibrio agarivorans genome contains the following window.
GCTATTCTTCGACCACTCTTGGGGTAACGAACGCCGTTACCCCTACCACTTTTTACAATAAGTCGACTGATATGTTTGATATTGCTCTATACGAACCTGAGATCGCTCCGAACACGGGGAACATCATCCGTTTATGTGCCAACTGCGGAGCGAACCTGCACCTTATTGAACCGCTTGGCTTTGATCTTGAAGAGAAGAAAGTGCGCCGTGCGGGTCTTGATTATCATGACCTTGCCCGCGTGACTCGCCACAAAAACCTCCAAGCATTTCTCGACTTTTTAGACGCTCGCGATAGTGATTACCGCCTATTTGCCTGCACGACGAAAACCACGGGTCATCATGTTGACCCTAGCTATCGCCAAGGTGATGTGTTGCTGTTTGGTCCAGAAACGCGCGGCTTGCCTGCTGAGGTGATTGAAAGCTTACCAATGGAACAACGTATCCGTATTCCAATGATGCCAGATGCACGTAGCTTAAACCTCTCCAACGCGGCGGCTATCATTGCTTTTGAAGCTTGGAGACAGATGGGATTTGAAGGTGCAGTATAGCGCCTTAATCAGCGCCTAAAGCGATGGTGTCGACAAAAACAAAAAGG
Protein-coding sequences here:
- a CDS encoding tRNA (cytidine(34)-2'-O)-methyltransferase codes for the protein MFDIALYEPEIAPNTGNIIRLCANCGANLHLIEPLGFDLEEKKVRRAGLDYHDLARVTRHKNLQAFLDFLDARDSDYRLFACTTKTTGHHVDPSYRQGDVLLFGPETRGLPAEVIESLPMEQRIRIPMMPDARSLNLSNAAAIIAFEAWRQMGFEGAV